The sequence below is a genomic window from Chelonoidis abingdonii isolate Lonesome George unplaced genomic scaffold, CheloAbing_2.0 scaffold2232, whole genome shotgun sequence.
GACTTCCGGGGCGCCGTCCCGGTGCATGGCGACGCGGCCCCCTGCAGCGTGGCGGCCGTGGGCAGCAGAGTGGCCTACACCGCCGGCTCCCGGCTCTACCTGGCGGAGCAGGATGGCACCCTGATCTGGCAGAAGGCCCTGCGCCCCACCCAGGCCAGCCATGCTGTCACGCCGGCGGCGGAGGGGGGCGAGGCCGTGGCGGTGAGCGTGGCAGGGCACATGGAGGTCTATGACGCCCGGGGAGAGCTGGTGGAGAAGATTTTCCCGGACGGGCATGACCATCTGGCCATGGTGTTCGTGGCCAGCCGGTGCGGGCGCTATGTGGCCTCAGACTGGCACCGGCGCAGCTTGGTGGCGTTTGATGGACATGGGCATCTGCTGGTGGAGCTGGGCGAGGAGCGGCTGGAGCGGTGCCAGCCAGGAGCCGTCTGCATCGACGACAGGGGCCATTTCTACGTGGTCCTGCGGGAGCTGAGCAAGGTGATGGTGTTTGGGCCGGGCGGGGAGACGCTGGGGCCCTTCCTCACCCCCCGCCACGGCATCCAGCGAGCCCGGGTGGCCACCGTCACCGGGGACGGGCACTTCGCCATGGCGCTGAGCGACGGCACCGTCCACGTCTTCCGCATCCAGTGCCCGAGTCAGTGAGCGGGGGGAGCCCGGGGATGGGGGAACTGAGaagagagtgtgtgtttgtgtgtgtgtcagtgcatGCATTAGTGTGTCTGTGTGATCTGTGAATGGGAGTATTTGAGGAGAGTCTGTGTGTCTGCAATGAGTGTTAGTGGCGGTGTGAGCACACACGTGTTAATGTGCACTGAGTGTGTGCCCACGTGTGCAGTGGTTGTGGCTGAGTGTGCGAGGGATTGCGCTGTTGTGCGCATGCTGGGCTCAGCCTGGCATTTTTCTGGGCAGggtcccaggaaagggggggggcagaccccatccctgccccctcagcccagcccacACTCTCCACCCCCTGGCTCCTCATGCCCCCCCATGTCGTCCAGGGCAAACCCCCCAAGGCTATCAGGGAAA
It includes:
- the LOC116815458 gene encoding E3 ubiquitin-protein ligase TRIM56-like, whose product is RHVKGREKAAGLLRTELQLQEQLARGTADVARKVLALGRPVEIVSLEALITQRLSQLRGFHWEPLGGPHPRLVVRADLQNLSSLFQLDLGEAEPKGRGEDRAQHDAPSLEPPAPSSEPQASVPEPSAAAPELPAPAPDPLSCQPPPIARFFCNFSVRIPGDKHRPRVTGLCPLGSRELLLADEENRSLKRFSLQGDFRGAVPVHGDAAPCSVAAVGSRVAYTAGSRLYLAEQDGTLIWQKALRPTQASHAVTPAAEGGEAVAVSVAGHMEVYDARGELVEKIFPDGHDHLAMVFVASRCGRYVASDWHRRSLVAFDGHGHLLVELGEERLERCQPGAVCIDDRGHFYVVLRELSKVMVFGPGGETLGPFLTPRHGIQRARVATVTGDGHFAMALSDGTVHVFRIQCPSQ